The following coding sequences lie in one bacterium genomic window:
- a CDS encoding DUF1967 domain-containing protein — protein sequence MWSLSTIHSPLVEKMGLDITLREMGAVEGDLVKIGDLEFEYYP from the coding sequence ATCTGGAGTTTGAGTACTATCCATAGTCCTTTGGTAGAAAAGATGGGCCTTGATATAACTTTACGAGAGATGGGTGCGGTGGAAGGAGATTTGGTAAAAATAGGAGATCTGGAGTTTGAGTACTATCCATAG